TAACTCCTGCCATGCATGAGCTCAGGACCCCTTGTAGTGGTCTGTCCTGGCCCCTCCCAAACTAAGCACCAAGCTCTGACTCCTTCAGGAATCTCTCACAATCCTGATCTCACAGGAATTGGGGAATAATTTCCCACTCCCTCATTTCCTGTGTACACAAGTTACTTCTAGATCAGTCTGTTTATTGCACTTTCTCAGTCCCCTCTTCCCATTAGTCAGCCACTGGAACCAGGATCCCACCCTCTTCACCGCTCCATCTGCAGTACTATCTTGTTCTTCTGCAAACACGTCCTGCTCAATACAGACTGAAGTTTCTGTCATTGAGAATAGAGTGATCCATAAACCTGGAAAAGAAACAGCCTCAGATTCAGCCACGTTAGgctggactgggggtgggggggcacttAAACCTTGAATGGGCAGGGGTAGTGATGAAGAAGTGGAGCTGCTGCCAATGGGTGGTgcttagaggggtgggaggtggcagcGAAGGGAGCAGAAACATTCCAGACCTCCCACAGGAATGCTGTAGATTCTTGAGTCTGTTCAGAAGTCATAGCCATAAGGTGAAACACAAAGACACGGATAAATCTTTAGCTCCTTTGAATAGCCACTACTGCCCAGATTCTGGGGCCAGTTTTCCCTGGTCCAAATAGGAGCAAATAGGTTTTGATCCAAATAGGACCAAAACCTCCTATTCCATTTTCCAACTCTGAATAGAATGGAAAACATCTCCAGGATTTAAGTGATCTCCCCACCCTTACCCCTCCCAACCTAACCTGGTCATTGCGCTTTTGATGAGGCAGTGGCGGGGGTTCTGGATCCATGGCATGGTCTCTTCTGGGCGCGCTCCTGCAGCGTTGGACCGCCAGAAGCTGAAGTTCTGAGCATCAGTCAGGGGGACCCTGAAGACCTGATTAGGGACTGAATGGTTGGGCAGGTTATTAGATTTCTTAGAGTTGGGTGCCCCCTTTTGTGCCTCAGGGCACCACAAGCCCAACCTAGCAACTAGGCTTGACCAGACGCCGAGAAGTCCTGGAAAGGTAGTCACCACACCCAGCTCCACTTCTGGATGTCAGCGTCTTACACCCTTCATGGTCAGTGGAATCAGTCTTGGTTCTTCCTGTGTTTGCCACAAGTCAGTCTCCAAGAGCGCTTTCCCCAGGTGCTAAGGTGGTGCCAAAACAAGTGGTCCACCTACttggtttcttttctgtttggccGTGCCACATggttgtgggatctcagttccccaaccagggattgaacccaggtcctcagcAATAagagtgcagaatcctaaccacacAACTCACTTGGAAAATGTGCAAGATGGATCTACTggttcttcctcccctccccctttggTTATTTCAGGAAATTCTTTGAAATTTAGCAGTGATACTGCCTTATATTTAGGTATTGCTAACATATAATttatcaagtgaaagtgaagtcgctcagtcctgtctgactcttttcaaccccatggactgtagcctaccaggctcctccattcatggaattttccaggcaagaatactggaatggattgccatttccttctccaggagatcttccctacccagggattgaatccgggtctcccacattgtaggcagatgct
Above is a genomic segment from Bos indicus isolate NIAB-ARS_2022 breed Sahiwal x Tharparkar chromosome 5, NIAB-ARS_B.indTharparkar_mat_pri_1.0, whole genome shotgun sequence containing:
- the SPMIP11 gene encoding sperm microtubule inner protein 11 isoform X2, with the translated sequence MDQKDPVPTRLPPIFSEDGNYSVHQNSHTKYHEAVRKVSLKTFPNQVFRVPLTDAQNFSFWRSNAAGARPEETMPWIQNPRHCLIKSAMTRFMDHSILNDRNFSLY